One window of the Eucalyptus grandis isolate ANBG69807.140 chromosome 8, ASM1654582v1, whole genome shotgun sequence genome contains the following:
- the LOC120287090 gene encoding class V chitinase-like, whose translation MTRAYVQLKHVQPPPHYSSKVASSNNHILLILFFSFLSLLQINSRMAQNVKGGYWLPDSGITASNIDSTLFTHLFCAFADLDASTNQVVISLTNAQSFAAFTSDVRQKNPSVITLLSIGGGSSSATDFAAMASQSSSRKSFIDSSIALARSNGFHGLDLDWEYPDTDEKMNNLGLLLQEWRTMVAAEAARSGDNALLLSAAVYYLPHHWSGVDYPVAAMAASLDWINAMAYDFFGPGWSSTTGPHAALYAPGNGRSGDIGVRAWIQAGMPAGQIVLGFPFYGRAFTLANANNHAYSAPVTGAAISSDGSIVYNQITTYISENSATNVYNSPVVSAYCYSGTTWISYDDTQTISTKVLYAKDNGLKGYFAWHVASDDNWVLSQTASNAW comes from the exons ATGACCCGAGCATACGTGCAG CTCAAACATGTACAACCTCCTCCACATTACTCATCAAAAGTGGCTTCCAGCAACAATCATATCCttctcattctcttcttctCGTTTCTGTCTCTACTCCAAATCAACTCACGCATGGCCCAAAACGTCAAAGGAGGCTATTGGCTCCCGGACAGCGGCATCACAGCCTCCAACATCGATTCGACCCTCTTCACTCATCTCTTCTGCGCGTTCGCTGACCTCGATGCATCGACAAACCAGGTAGTCATATCGTTGACGAACGCCCAGTCTTTCGCGGCCTTCACTAGTGACGTCCGGCAGAAGAACCCATCGGTCATAACCCTCCTGTCCATCGGCGGTGGCAGCTCGAGTGCGACTGACTTTGCGGCCATGGCGAGCCAGTCTAGCTCCCGAAAGAgtttcatcgattcctccataGCCCTAGCTCGGTCCAACGGCTTTCATGGCCTTGATCTTGATTGGGAATACCCGGACACTGATGAGAAGATGAACAACTTGGGGTTGCTCCTCCAGGAGTGGCGGACCATGGTGGCTGCTGAGGCGGCCAGGTCAGGTGACAATGCTCTGCTTTTGTCGGCGGCAGTCTATTACTTGCCGCACCACTGGTCAGGTGTGGATTATCCCGTGGCCGCCATGGCGGCGAGCTTGGATTGGATCAATGCAATGGCCTATGATTTCTTTGGACCAGGTTGGTCCTCCACCACAGGACCACATGCTGCTCTCTATGCTCCAG GGAACGGCAGAAGTGGAGACATCGGGGTGAGAGCATGGATTCAGGCCGGCATGCCGGCGGGGCAGATCGTGCTCGGCTTCCCCTTCTATGGGCGCGCATTCACCCTCGCAAATGCCAACAACCACGCCTACTCTGCGCCCGTCACTGGGGCAGCAATATCCTCCGATGGGTCGATCGTGTACAATCAAATCACGACGTACATATCCGAAAACAGCGCAACCAATGTGTACAACTCCCCGGTCGTGTCCGCCTACTGCTATTCCGGGACGACATGGATCAGCTACGATGATACACAAACCATCTCTACCAAAGTCTTGTACGCCAAGGATAATGGACTCAAAGGTTACTTTGCATGGCATGTTGCTAGTGATGACAACTGGGTTCTCTCTCAAACAG CTTCAAATGCGTGGTGA